The region TGACCTGCCGTGGCGTCATGCCGATGGACTTCAGCATGCCCAGGTCACGTCGCCGCTCCCAGCTGTTCAGTACGACCGTGTTGAACACACCCATCGCGGCGACCACCGTCAGCATCAGGGTCAGCACGGACGCGGAACTGATCACCGTCACCGCCCCGGCGTTGGTCGAGGTCTGCTCCTCCGGGTAGAGCCCAGGATCGGCGGCTCGAACCGCCCTCATATAGGCGCTGACATCGGCTCCTGGGCTGAGCCGCACCCAGTACTGGTTGGCCTGCGCGTCCGGTGCCAGGGCGGTCATCGTCGTCCAGTCCGCGCGCAGCCAATTCGCCGGCCCGGCCATGACCTCCCCGACCAGTGTCACGCGCTCCCGCCGACCGTCCGCCGCGCTCAGCGTGAACGAGTCACCGACGCGCAGACCATGCTTAAACAGGAACCTGCCGGAGGCCACCACCTCGCCGGGCTTCCGTGTCCACCGGCCCCTGGCCAGGTCGTCCTGGAGAACGGACCGCCCCCCGCGCGCCCCCTCCATCGACACGTTGTCGCTCTGCCCGAGCATCCGCACGCCGGCGAAACCCACGGCGGACACGTCCGCCGTGTGCGGCAGCGAGCGCAGCAGCGCCTGTGTCCCGGTGTCGCCGTGGTGCGGGACGGTCTGACCGAACCTGGCCTCCCCGCGCCAGACGACCACCTGCGTCCTGCCGGTGCCCTCGACCGCGACGCCGTAGGAGACCATGGTGGCCGACAGGCCGGTGGCGAAGGTCACCGTCGCCACCCCTAGTAGGACCGCGCAAACGGTGAGCAGCGCCCGTCCGGGCCGCGCGAAGGGCAGGCCCAGGCCCAGCGTCACCGAGCGCGGCAGCCGCACCCCGCTCAGCCACCGCTGCACCGCCGGCCGACGTCCGCCACCGGGCGCGCTGCCCGCGCTGAGCGCCCGTGCCGCGGAGAGCCGGTGCGCGCGCAGCGCCGGGATCAGCGCGGCCAGCACCACCACCGCGGGCATGCCGAGCATGGTGGTCGCGTACACCCAGGAGCCAATCGCCGGCGCGACGCTCACCGTGCCGAGGTCAGCGCCCTGGAAGACCTGGTGCAGCAGCGGCTGGGCCACCACGGCGCCCAGGGCCGTGCCGATCGCCGCGCCCGCCGTCGCGGGGACGCAGGCCATCACCAGATAGACCGCGACGACCTGAGTGGGCGTGAATCCCACGGACTTGAGCACCCCGATGTGCCGGAAGCCGGACACGACCGCACCGCTCACGACATTCCCCACGATCAGGACGGCCACCAACAGGCCGAGAATCCCGAAGGCCATGAGGAACGGCACGAAGGTGTTGGGCTCGGCCGCGACCTGCGCCTTCAACGTCAGATACGACTGGTGGGCGATCAGCGATCCGGACGGCAGGCCGGCGGTCACCGCGGCGGTGTCCACGGTGATCTGCCGGGCAGTCGCGGCCTGTTCGAACCGGTACAGCATCTGGTACGTCGTGGGGTGCAGGGCCGCGATCTGCTGCGGGGAGACCCATGCCTGCGCGGTCCCGCTCACGCCGGACGCGAGGCCGACGACGGTCATCGGCGCCAGCCCGGGCAGCTGGATCCGCTTGCCGATCGGCGAGTGCGGCCCCTCTCCCATCCCCGGCGCGTCCGGCAACGCCAGCACGATCTGATCGCGGCCGGTGGCCCAGTGCCCGGCGAAGAGGTCAAGGCGGTCGACCGGTCCACCGGGCTTCGCCCGCCCCACCACGGTCAGAGGGCCGGGCCCGATCCCGGGCATCTCGGACACCG is a window of Streptomyces mirabilis DNA encoding:
- a CDS encoding ABC transporter permease, which codes for MSAVWRASRAAVRRRRLQTAVIGAVVLVSSMALVVALGLLDVASGPFDRSFGQAHGAHVVATFDATKVSGTRLARTAHRPGVRASAGPFPEAVVDMPQNAVSEMPGIGPGPLTVVGRAKPGGPVDRLDLFAGHWATGRDQIVLALPDAPGMGEGPHSPIGKRIQLPGLAPMTVVGLASGVSGTAQAWVSPQQIAALHPTTYQMLYRFEQAATARQITVDTAAVTAGLPSGSLIAHQSYLTLKAQVAAEPNTFVPFLMAFGILGLLVAVLIVGNVVSGAVVSGFRHIGVLKSVGFTPTQVVAVYLVMACVPATAGAAIGTALGAVVAQPLLHQVFQGADLGTVSVAPAIGSWVYATTMLGMPAVVVLAALIPALRAHRLSAARALSAGSAPGGGRRPAVQRWLSGVRLPRSVTLGLGLPFARPGRALLTVCAVLLGVATVTFATGLSATMVSYGVAVEGTGRTQVVVWRGEARFGQTVPHHGDTGTQALLRSLPHTADVSAVGFAGVRMLGQSDNVSMEGARGGRSVLQDDLARGRWTRKPGEVVASGRFLFKHGLRVGDSFTLSAADGRRERVTLVGEVMAGPANWLRADWTTMTALAPDAQANQYWVRLSPGADVSAYMRAVRAADPGLYPEEQTSTNAGAVTVISSASVLTLMLTVVAAMGVFNTVVLNSWERRRDLGMLKSIGMTPRQVTAMMVVSMAGLGLLGGILGLPLGVAAYWVVVRTTEHSAHLAFPARMLDVWHPGSLALPALAGVAIAALGAVIPARAAARQTIARVLHTE